The genomic window TGATCCGTTGGATTGATATTCATTTTCATCTGGGTTGTACTTGATTTATTTGATTTTTTTACGGTTAGGCTTACTGTACGTTGTCCTGATTTGACAAAACGGTGTTGAGGATTTCTTTCTGTACTTATTTCTCCATCGCCAAAATCCCAATGATATTCATCCCCGGTTTTACTCATTGCGGTGAAATTCACTTTTTCAGGGATTTTTACTTCAGTTTTATCTGAAGAAAATTGAGAAAACTTACTGCTACAAGATGTAAATAACAAAACAGCAGCTATTGCTATTAATGATATCGCTCTATTCATAATTTTATACTTGATCGATTTAAAGGACACGGACTTTCATCCTAATATCTTGTTGAGGTCTATTGGCTTCATTTGTAGGTTGTCCTGCGATTTTGTCGATTACATCCAGGCCTTCTATTACTTCCCCGAACACAGTGTACTCATTATCCAGAAAAGGTGTGCCTCCTACACTCTGATACCTTTGCAAATCCTCCTGAGAATACGTTATTCCCTTTTGGGCAGCCATACCTTGTAACATGTCTGCACTTACAGGGCCACCCTGTACGATATAAAATTGGGAACCGGAAGATCGTTTTCGAGGATTGGCTTGATCACTTAGTCTTGCAGCGGCCAGGGCTCCTTTGAAGTGAAACTTGCCAAATTCAGGTTCTAAATTATAGTCCGGACCTCCCCCACCAAGCATTGCATTGGCTGGCGCATTCTTTGAATGTGGATCACCGCCTTGGATCATAAACCCTGAGATCACACGGTGAAACAAAAGCTCATTGTAATATCCTTCTTTTGCCAGTTTGATGAAATTATCACGGTGATTTGGTGTGGAGTTATAAAGTTTCACCTTCATGTTGCCATAATCTGTCTCAATCATGACCAGAGTTTCTCCATTCGCAGTTTTCTTGGATCCGGATTGACAAGCTGTCAACACCAACATGGAGAGTAAGCCAAATGCAAACAGTAATTTTATTTTCATCTCTTTTAATTATTCAATTCCCGTTCAAAGTAATCTATAATGAGGTGTTTCAAATAGATTTCCTGCTCTTTAACACCTTTAAGTTTAAATGGTTTTAGCATTTCATAATGTGGCCATCCCTCTTCGTCTAATCCAGTAAATTTATAAAATCCATCCTGGCTAAGCAGTCTGCAACTCGCGATGTGCAACAAGTCTTGTTTTTCTTCTCTGGAAAATTTGGTCTTGAGTCTTCCATATTCCTGTATCCCTATCAGGAGCAGGATAACGTTCAGATCTGGCAAGCTGGTTTTGCCCATGCGTTGCTTCACTTTATGTCTAAGCTCCAACCATTTGAATTCAAACTCCCACTCTTCCATAATCCGCTAATCTTCCCTAAAAATTGCTTTAATTTCACCTACTTTTTTAACCGGTAGCAAAGTCGCCAAAGTTCCTATTACCAGTACGACCAATGCTACCAAAATAAAATCGGTAAATCTCATTTGCATCGGATAAGAATCAATAATAAACTCTTCAGGGACACCAATAAGTTTATACTTTTTTTGCAAAAAATAAAATGCATATGATGTTACAAACCCTAGAATAATCCCACAAATTGTGACCAGGATTCCAACCATGAGAAATATTTGTTTCGTATAAGGATCATCAAGACCCAATGACTTCAAAATGCTCACATCCTTTCGCTTTTCTAGTACGATCATCCAAACTGTACCAACAAGCGTAAAGGATACCAGAATCAAGGTAAGACTGAATAGCGTAAAAAAAAGCCATTTTTCCAACTTCATAATTTTAAGAAATGCCTCATCTTGTTTCATGCGGTCTTTAACAATATAATCCGATCCTAGAATCTGATTCAATTTGGTGACGACAGTTTTGGAATGACGTGCATTTGATGATTTCAGTTTTATCTCATACGCACTTAATTCAGTTGGGGAAGACAGGTAGTTTCGCAAAAAGTCCAGCTGGCAAATCATATAATTTGCATCCTGATCTTGGCGGAATGCATATACGCCTCTTGGTTCGAAAGCCTGATAGGGAACACCTGACAGTTGCCAATCTGAGTTTTCCAGATTCAATCCCGGACAATATACCCGTACTGGTTCAATTTGGTTAGTGATATCCACCCCCAATTTATTAGCCATCCCTGAAGCAATATAAATATCATCGGATTTGTCCTTGTCAGGTAAATCCGAAACTTCAATTAGCGCAGAGTCCATTCCACACACCTGATGAAAAGACTCATCAACACCTTTAATTATACCGAAATCCTGATTGTCTCCATATTGAAACATCGCTGTTTGCTCCAAGGTCCTGCTCACAAACTGTATTTCATCAAGCACAGTTATTTTGCTTAATAGAGTCTTGTCTTCTTCAAAATACCGCCCCTGTACCACTGTGATTTTAATATCTGGATTATGTTTGCTAAACATCCCTGACAGGAGCTCCTCAAATCCATTGAAAACACTGAGGACAAGGATCAGCGCTGTTGTGCCACAAGCTATTCCTAAGATAGATATGCCTGTTATCCAGTTGATCACCTGAGATGATTTTTTCGAAATGATATATCTGGCAGCTATATAGGCAGGCAGAATCATGTCAGGGCAGAATGGAATTGTAAATACTGTCTTGGATCTTGGTTCTATAGCGGTTTTTATGTAATTTATTCTGTGACGAATCAGGAAATGTCCTATTGGATAAAAAGATATACATGATTTCCTGATCAGGATCTACCCAAGCACATGTACCAGTAAATCCTTGATGACCGAAAGTTTTGGGAGATGCTAAAGTTGAAATATAAGGATTGAGATTAGGACCAAGTTCAGGAAGATCAAAACCAATTCCTCTTCTCATCAATTCTCCATCTCTGGCTGTATAATATCTCACAGTGCCCGAAGAAATCAATTCGTGTCCACCATAATTTCCTAAATTTAAATAACATTGCATAATAATTGCAAGATCCATTGCATTTGAAAATAAACCTGCGTGACCACTGATACCATGTGTGATGGCTGCACCCATATCATGGACATACCCTTGCACTTCTTCTTGTCTCCAATAATGATCACATTCACTGGGCGCAATTTGTGACAGCGGAACAGCAGATTTCAATGGATTGAAAGTCATCGTTTCTAGTCCTAAAGTATTGTAAAATCTCTCTTGCAAAAATCGTTCGAATGATTTTCCAGAGATCATTCCTATAATTTGTGGGATGAAGTAGAATCCTAGGTCGGAATACAAATACTTTTTTTCTGTGTGCAACCTGCTATTTATAATTTTTGAGAAAACCGTATCCAAAAAATCATTCCTCATAAACTCATGATTACAGATCTCCAACTGAAATGAATCATTTCGTTCAGTACGATAAAAACTATCTATCCTAATATTCAATGTATCAGGTGATATCAATGAAGCCTTGTAAAAAGGAATCCAAGACACCATTCGCGATTGGTGCAATAGAATATCTTTCAATTTGATATCTGCTTTATTTGAACCTTCCAAAGAAGGAATTAATGAAGCTAGTGTAGAACTCAAATTTACTTTTCCATAGTCATCCAATATCATCAAAGCGGGTACAGTTGCTGCAATCTTTGTAATAGAAGCCAGGTCATAAATCGTATTCTCAGTGACAGGCTCTAGAGAATCGTACCTGAGGTATCCAAAACTCTTTTGGTAAACTATTTTTCCTCTTCGAGCAACCAGAATTTGGCAACCTGGACTAGCATGATCCTGGATCAATTGTTGAGCAATAGTGTCAATTTTCTCAACTAATGAAGATGCAAGACCTACAGCTTCCGGCTCAGCATATCCAAGACGTTGGAGTGAAGGTCTTTTCAAAGGTATAATGGATCCCTGAGTTTTTTCTTTCAAACGAACAGGACAGCGCCCGGTAAAAGCATCTGTACCAAATAGCAGTTGAGCTGTTATATCCTGACTGAGAGTGTTTTCTTCATAGCACAAAATTTGAGCAGAAGCATCCTGAAAAAAATCGGCTACATGCGGATTTCCAAATATTACGAGACTGACTTTATTACTTTTGCATACTGATTTGACAAATTGAATATTTTCATCTGAAAGGCCATAATTAGTTTCAAATTTATAGTTAGTCTTGTGTATTGAGATAATTATGTGATCGAACTTTGCCAACTCTAAATCACTGATTTTAAAACTTGAGGGAGTTTTTGAAAATAACATTCTGGATTTAGGTAAATATTTCTTACATCGGGTTAGAAACATTGGCTCTTCGTCCACACCAACAGCGATAAATAGTGTTTTCTGCTTAAGATCACGAATTGGCACTTGCTGAAAATCGTCCTTGATGAGAGTAATGGATTTGCGATATATTTTATCGCGCAGTGCTTTGGCCTCAGGGGCATTAATCTCTGTTGAAATATTTTCAACGGAAGGAAGTATAGGTTTATATAATTGCAGTTTCCACTTTGCACGAAGTATTTTAATCAATTTGAGGTTGATATCTTCTATACTGATTTCACCGGAATTTATGGCTTGCTCTATCCTGTCGATTGCTACCGGAACATTTTCGCTCAATAACAATATATCATTTCCAGCTTTCAAAGCTTCAAGTTCCAATTCTCCTGATACAAAATGCTTGGCAACGCCTTTCATTTCAAGTGCATCTGTGATCACCAAGCCTTCAAAGTGATACTCATCCTTCAATATCTCTGATACCACTTTATGTGAAAGGCTTGTAGCTCGATTTGCCTGAGTGTCTAAAGCAGGTATTTGAATATGACCTACCATGACTGCATCAGGTTTTGAATTCATCAGGATTCGGTAAGGATACAATTCCAGACTATCCATATGTCTTCTATCGTGTGACACTAAGGGCAAGTCAAGATGAGAATCCACTTCCGTATCGCCATGTCCCGGAAAATGTTTGAGACAATTTAAAATCCCTCCTGCTTGCATGCCTTCCATATAAGCCAATGCCTTTTCCGTAACCACATAACGATCAGAACCAAAAGATCTATCGTTGATGACAGGATTCTTTGGATTCACATATATATCCACGCAAGGTGCATAATTCATATGGACACCAACACATCGCAATTGTCTTGCGACTTCCTTGCCCATATCAAATATCATTTGATTATCATCTATTGCACCAAGTGTAAGCTGTTTTGGAAAAGGCAAAGCGTCTTGTTTCAACCTCATTGCCGGTCCAAATTCAGCATCCATACTTATCATCAAGGGTATCTTGGAAAGCACCTGATATTTCTGAATTAATTCGATTTGTTTGCTCGCTTTTCCTTGAAAAAAACAAATTCCTCCAATTGCATAATTCCTGATCAGATTTTCAACCGATAATTGTTGCTTTTCGTCGTCAGTACTATTTGCTCTGATGACAAACAATTGTCCGATTTTCTCTCTTACTGACATCCTGTACATTTGTTCAGCAATCCATTCGTCCTGCGATTGAATTTGCCCGGAGACTTGTCCCAAAGTCAGGGCGAACAATATAATATATTTCAGTTTGTTGATCAATTTTATTGAATTCCGTTCTTGGATAATATTTGAGGATCCAGTTCTTTGGCTCTCATTAAAGCTTGTTCTGCTTCTAACTTCCTCCCTAAATTGAGCAATGCTATATTTTTATTGAAGTGGGCTTGAGCATTTTCTGGATTGATTTGAATTGCCTCATCAAAATATTTTAAAGCCGCTTCGTTGTTGTTTGTGCTTCCCTCGGCAATTCCCAACAACATGATAGTTTCAATGTCACTTGGGTTTATTTTATAAGCCTGGAGCAATATATCTTTTGCCACAACGGGATTGTGTTGATTCATTCCCAAATCTCTACCATATTCACGAAGCGCTAATGGCAAATTTTTATTTGCACTTTCGTCACCAGGCTTCTGAGCGAGAACACTTTGGTACAATTTCACAGCTGTAGGAAAATCCTTGAGGTAATAGTACGCATTTGCTTTGAGCACAATAGCATCATAATACAAAGGGTGGATTTCTATTGCTTTATCCAAATACCGGATGGCAGTGTTGGCTTTCCTCCGTAGTTCGGAAGAATCAGTCTCCAAATGAAGTCCTTCGATGAGAATTCCTCCCATTGCATTATTAATTTTTGCACTGTTGGTTGAAGTCTTTACATCGGTAGAAAATAGAGTGAAATCATTCTTCCATGCAGGATTTCTCATGACAGTCATGATCGAAAAAAGTAACAATACTCCAATGAAAACATATTGAAGCACTTTGAATTGAGAAAGCAGAGGGATCAAATAAAATGAAATGAGTAAAATAATCCCAAAACTTGGCATAAATAAAAATCGCTCTCCCATATTAGTACCTACAGGAAAAAAGAGATTACTCACCAGGATCAGAGGTAATAAATATGCAAAAGCGGCAAAACTATACCAAGGGTTTTTCCTAATATTGAAGACACCAAAAACAAATAATGCAAAGGTGATCACGAGTCCTAAAATGCTCTTCACATCGTGAAAAGAATATATACCAATGTGGCGAGGGTAATAATCGTGAGTCAATGGATATGGAAAGAAGATCAATGCAAAATATTTCCAAAGCGTAAAGGAAATCGTCCCCAATTTCTCAATCAAACTAAATTCAACATAGCTTCCATTATTCCATTTTAAAAAAGAATTATTCATCAATTCCGTACCTGCGGAACTGCTGAAAGACCAATTGAGTACATAAGATCGGACAAGAATGAAAAATAAGGCTGCACATGCTAAACCTCCCAAAGCATACCAAGATTTCTGACTCGCCGGCTTCCGGATGAATAACAAATAAATGGGAATTAATGCGAGATACACGATTGCATTTTCTTTCGAAAACAGAGCGATCAGAAAACTTAAAACAGATCCAATCATGAATGATATTCTGTTTTGCTTTAGATATAGTACGATGAGATAATAACTCAATAAAGAAAATCCAAGGGCAAATACTTCATCCAAACCCTTAATATTCGCTACACTTTCGGTGTGCACCGGATGTACTGCAAAAAGCAGGCTTGCAACTATTGCAAGGTTTTCGCCGGAAGGGTAATCCTTTAAAATTTCCGAAAGCAATTTATAAATCAACCAGCACAAAGCTGAATATGCAATAACCATGAACAAATGGAACACAAATGCAGAGTTTCCAAAAATTTCAAACAAAACAGCAAATACAACCAAAGTCAACGGTCTGTATCTTCCACCTGATATTAGTTTATCTTTTCCTTCCTTCTTGAAAAATCCCTTGAAAGTGTCTTTGGATAATATATCCGGAATTCCTGAAATGCCTTTTTGAACAAATTCATTTTTGGACAACACAATAGCATCATCAAGTACAAAATCATGCAGAACTGTATTAAGATACAGGATAGCTGCCAGGATTGGGATAAACCAAGCTAAATAGGGTCTGTAAATTGACCACAAAAATTGATTTTTATCGAGAGATGCCGGTTGTTTTTTAATCATCAAAAGATTTATTCCATGGTGCTGTAAACGTTTTGCACATCATCATCTTCTTCAATTTTATCTAAAAGCTTATTGACTTCTTCTTCTTGCTCTGCGTTTAGTTTTTTGGTAGTGGTGGGTACTCGGTCAAAACCAGATTCGATGATCTCGTATTCGTTTTTTTCAAAGTAGGATTGCAATTTTCCAAATGAATCAAACTCACCATACACTGTAATTTCATCAGCTTCGGCATTGAGCTCTTCCATACCACTGTCGATCAGATCTAGTTCCAGCACATCCAAATCGAGATCATCTGATTTCTTCTTTACACGAAACTGACATTTGTGTTCAAACATAAAACCTACAGACCCGTTGACACCAAGGGATCCTCCATATTTATTGAAGTAGGATCTAATATTGGCAACAGTTCGCGTGGGGTTGTCCGTTGCTGTTTCTACAAACACGGCAATTCCATGCGGTGCATAGCCTTCATAGGTAAGCAATTCGAGGTCTTTCTCGTCCTTGGAACTCGCTTTCTTGATAGCTGACTCAAGTCGATCTTTAGGCATGTTGACGGATTTGGCGTTCTGCATGGCGGCACGCAGACGCGGATTGCTGTCCGGATTGGGTCCGGATGCTTTTACAGCCATAAAAACCTCTTTGCTGATTCTAGCAAACTGTTTGCTCATTTTGGCATATCGCGCAAACATTTTATGCTTTCTTACTTCAAAAATCCTACCCATGTCTAATCAATTTGGCTGGTAAAATTACATCTTTTGATCCCAATCCCCAATTTCTCACTGATTAAGAAGACTTATTTGCCTTCCAACATAGGATTATTGAGCCTTGGGTCAATAGCTTGTGCCATTTTGATATACTTTTTAGCTTCCTCAATCATATCCATTTTGGTGTACACGATTGAGGCGTTGGTCATTGCAGTCGCCGCCTTTGGATTTTTTTCGATGACTTGTTTTAACACAATGAGAGCCGTGTCAAAATTGCTCAATCTCGCCATGGATACACCCAGAAGCTCCAATGTTTGCAGATCATTTGGATTCAGGCTAAGGGATTTATCTATGAATGTTTTTGCACTCAAAGGGTTATTCTCATTATATAGTTCAGCTTTTGCTACTTCCCGATATGTCACCCGAAGATTGTTCGCAACGCCTGCATTGCCAGGCCAGAGGCGATTATATTTTTCAAAAGCATTCATCGCTCTGTAATAACTCGAAGACAGGTAATATGCATTGCCCAAAAGGAAGCATAAATCTTGGTTGGTACTGTCGATTTGACTCGCTTTTTCAAAATGGATAACTGCTGCGTCAAGAAGCTCTTTCCGCTGTGTACTGTCTGCCTGTTTGTTCTCTCGATATGCCTGAATCGCCTGCATTCCGGCGTGAAGTTGAGATTGGAAGTCTGCAGGCACTTCCGCAATACGCTTTGTATTGGACTCAGATTTTTCTGTGTTAGTCTTACACGAAATACTGGTCATCAGGATCAACATCCAGACAGACCATGAAAATTTTTTCATTTGTTTTTTTATCATTATTGAGTGCAAAAATAATAGCTCTCTTCTTATTTAAGGAAGATCGTGATTACCGCAATGTCCTAATTTACTTGTTTTCCATCAGTTTGAAGAACTGATCGAGTTTAGGCAATATGATGATTTCTGTTCTTCTGTTTTCTTTCTTACCCATTGCGGTCGAATTGTCTGATTTTGGTTCAAACTCAGAACGTCCTCCTGCAGTCATTCTCGCAGGATCGACCGAGAATCTATTTTGCAAAGCACGGACTACTGAGGTGGCTCTCTTGGCGCTGAGATCCCAGTTGTCTTCTAGGCAGGCTGTGGAGATCGGCACATTGTCTGTGTGACCTTCAACCAAAATATCTAATTCTTTATAATCATTGAGGATTTTGGCAATCTTGCTCAACACATTAAAGGCGGGTTCTGTAATGGAAGAGCTGCCAGAGCGATACAACATTTTGTCAGATAGAGATATATAGACCACACCTTTCTTGACTTCTATTTGTATATCATCACTTGGCACATCACTCAGAGACCTCTTCAGGTTGAGAACAAGTGCCAGATTAAGGGAATCCTTTTGCCTCAGTCCAGCATTCAATTGTGAGAGTTGTTTGTCTTTTTCATTCATTGACTCCAGTGATTTTTTAATACTCTCAGCACCTGATTTGCTAATCACAGACAGGTCGGATAGTCTTTCGAGAAGGTTTCTATTGGTGCGCTTGACATAATCTAGTTGGTCTTCCAAAGATTTGATTTTTGTATCTCGGGTGGAAAGATCAGAGTCTGCATTGCTTAGTCTCGTTTTATATTGGACCAGGATGTCATTCTTGTCTCGTTCACAATCAGCTATGTCGCTTTTGCATTTTTGCAGCATTGACCTGAGAGATTCTGCCTCTTCACTTAGATTCTTAAATTTTTTA from Saprospiraceae bacterium includes these protein-coding regions:
- a CDS encoding peptidylprolyl isomerase: MKIKLLFAFGLLSMLVLTACQSGSKKTANGETLVMIETDYGNMKVKLYNSTPNHRDNFIKLAKEGYYNELLFHRVISGFMIQGGDPHSKNAPANAMLGGGGPDYNLEPEFGKFHFKGALAAARLSDQANPRKRSSGSQFYIVQGGPVSADMLQGMAAQKGITYSQEDLQRYQSVGGTPFLDNEYTVFGEVIEGLDVIDKIAGQPTNEANRPQQDIRMKVRVL
- a CDS encoding ABC transporter permease, producing the protein MILPAYIAARYIISKKSSQVINWITGISILGIACGTTALILVLSVFNGFEELLSGMFSKHNPDIKITVVQGRYFEEDKTLLSKITVLDEIQFVSRTLEQTAMFQYGDNQDFGIIKGVDESFHQVCGMDSALIEVSDLPDKDKSDDIYIASGMANKLGVDITNQIEPVRVYCPGLNLENSDWQLSGVPYQAFEPRGVYAFRQDQDANYMICQLDFLRNYLSSPTELSAYEIKLKSSNARHSKTVVTKLNQILGSDYIVKDRMKQDEAFLKIMKLEKWLFFTLFSLTLILVSFTLVGTVWMIVLEKRKDVSILKSLGLDDPYTKQIFLMVGILVTICGIILGFVTSYAFYFLQKKYKLIGVPEEFIIDSYPMQMRFTDFILVALVVLVIGTLATLLPVKKVGEIKAIFRED
- a CDS encoding serine hydrolase; amino-acid sequence: MINKLKYIILFALTLGQVSGQIQSQDEWIAEQMYRMSVREKIGQLFVIRANSTDDEKQQLSVENLIRNYAIGGICFFQGKASKQIELIQKYQVLSKIPLMISMDAEFGPAMRLKQDALPFPKQLTLGAIDDNQMIFDMGKEVARQLRCVGVHMNYAPCVDIYVNPKNPVINDRSFGSDRYVVTEKALAYMEGMQAGGILNCLKHFPGHGDTEVDSHLDLPLVSHDRRHMDSLELYPYRILMNSKPDAVMVGHIQIPALDTQANRATSLSHKVVSEILKDEYHFEGLVITDALEMKGVAKHFVSGELELEALKAGNDILLLSENVPVAIDRIEQAINSGEISIEDINLKLIKILRAKWKLQLYKPILPSVENISTEINAPEAKALRDKIYRKSITLIKDDFQQVPIRDLKQKTLFIAVGVDEEPMFLTRCKKYLPKSRMLFSKTPSSFKISDLELAKFDHIIISIHKTNYKFETNYGLSDENIQFVKSVCKSNKVSLVIFGNPHVADFFQDASAQILCYEENTLSQDITAQLLFGTDAFTGRCPVRLKEKTQGSIIPLKRPSLQRLGYAEPEAVGLASSLVEKIDTIAQQLIQDHASPGCQILVARRGKIVYQKSFGYLRYDSLEPVTENTIYDLASITKIAATVPALMILDDYGKVNLSSTLASLIPSLEGSNKADIKLKDILLHQSRMVSWIPFYKASLISPDTLNIRIDSFYRTERNDSFQLEICNHEFMRNDFLDTVFSKIINSRLHTEKKYLYSDLGFYFIPQIIGMISGKSFERFLQERFYNTLGLETMTFNPLKSAVPLSQIAPSECDHYWRQEEVQGYVHDMGAAITHGISGHAGLFSNAMDLAIIMQCYLNLGNYGGHELISSGTVRYYTARDGELMRRGIGFDLPELGPNLNPYISTLASPKTFGHQGFTGTCAWVDPDQEIMYIFLSNRTFPDSSQNKLHKNRYRTKIQDSIYNSILP
- a CDS encoding glycosyltransferase family 39 protein, with amino-acid sequence MIKKQPASLDKNQFLWSIYRPYLAWFIPILAAILYLNTVLHDFVLDDAIVLSKNEFVQKGISGIPDILSKDTFKGFFKKEGKDKLISGGRYRPLTLVVFAVLFEIFGNSAFVFHLFMVIAYSALCWLIYKLLSEILKDYPSGENLAIVASLLFAVHPVHTESVANIKGLDEVFALGFSLLSYYLIVLYLKQNRISFMIGSVLSFLIALFSKENAIVYLALIPIYLLFIRKPASQKSWYALGGLACAALFFILVRSYVLNWSFSSSAGTELMNNSFLKWNNGSYVEFSLIEKLGTISFTLWKYFALIFFPYPLTHDYYPRHIGIYSFHDVKSILGLVITFALFVFGVFNIRKNPWYSFAAFAYLLPLILVSNLFFPVGTNMGERFLFMPSFGIILLISFYLIPLLSQFKVLQYVFIGVLLLFSIMTVMRNPAWKNDFTLFSTDVKTSTNSAKINNAMGGILIEGLHLETDSSELRRKANTAIRYLDKAIEIHPLYYDAIVLKANAYYYLKDFPTAVKLYQSVLAQKPGDESANKNLPLALREYGRDLGMNQHNPVVAKDILLQAYKINPSDIETIMLLGIAEGSTNNNEAALKYFDEAIQINPENAQAHFNKNIALLNLGRKLEAEQALMRAKELDPQILSKNGIQ
- a CDS encoding YebC/PmpR family DNA-binding transcriptional regulator; protein product: MGRIFEVRKHKMFARYAKMSKQFARISKEVFMAVKASGPNPDSNPRLRAAMQNAKSVNMPKDRLESAIKKASSKDEKDLELLTYEGYAPHGIAVFVETATDNPTRTVANIRSYFNKYGGSLGVNGSVGFMFEHKCQFRVKKKSDDLDLDVLELDLIDSGMEELNAEADEITVYGEFDSFGKLQSYFEKNEYEIIESGFDRVPTTTKKLNAEQEEEVNKLLDKIEEDDDVQNVYSTME
- a CDS encoding OmpA family protein, which encodes MLQKCKSDIADCERDKNDILVQYKTRLSNADSDLSTRDTKIKSLEDQLDYVKRTNRNLLERLSDLSVISKSGAESIKKSLESMNEKDKQLSQLNAGLRQKDSLNLALVLNLKRSLSDVPSDDIQIEVKKGVVYISLSDKMLYRSGSSSITEPAFNVLSKIAKILNDYKELDILVEGHTDNVPISTACLEDNWDLSAKRATSVVRALQNRFSVDPARMTAGGRSEFEPKSDNSTAMGKKENRRTEIIILPKLDQFFKLMENK